The proteins below are encoded in one region of Verrucomicrobiota bacterium:
- a CDS encoding GDSL-type esterase/lipase family protein yields the protein MKRLRNILGPLLSAVVMANAAAAEKETAPETNALPFKVKNPSMTEGEAQPKHWTDKWIASGKISIRRDAQVFKSAPAALAVESIGGAAQAQAMQFIEAPAGTRFRLTAWARATGKANALVGIQSYTADWKGIEFKAVGNAMAGLDWQRVSGEITLPAKTARFGILLMIQGDGKVWLDDVAVEPAGGAAGDAAGAGTTAAKPKVVAPPKPANAWSPGEGFYPDYPQAWRQVLQGQLDRAKQGNVNLLFIGDSLTQGWDKALWKERFEPLGAVNFGVGGDGTPQVLYRIEHGILDGLAPKTVVLMIGINNTWPGYSAADTVKGITACVQAIAQKLPQTRILLLGVLPIFDRQDGVRNTIKAINAEIAKLADGQRVRFLDFGDKFLNADGSRITELYQPDRLHLTPKAYRIWADALAPLLTP from the coding sequence ATGAAACGATTACGCAATATTCTCGGCCCCCTGCTCTCGGCGGTGGTGATGGCCAATGCCGCAGCCGCCGAAAAGGAGACTGCCCCTGAAACCAACGCGCTGCCCTTCAAGGTGAAGAACCCATCCATGACGGAAGGGGAGGCGCAGCCGAAGCATTGGACGGATAAATGGATCGCCTCGGGAAAAATCAGCATCCGCCGCGACGCGCAGGTGTTCAAGTCCGCCCCCGCCGCGCTGGCGGTGGAAAGCATCGGCGGCGCCGCGCAGGCGCAGGCGATGCAATTCATTGAAGCGCCCGCGGGCACCCGCTTCCGGCTGACCGCCTGGGCGCGGGCCACGGGCAAAGCCAATGCCCTCGTCGGCATTCAATCGTACACCGCCGATTGGAAAGGCATCGAGTTTAAAGCCGTGGGCAATGCCATGGCGGGACTCGATTGGCAAAGGGTCTCAGGGGAAATCACGCTGCCAGCCAAAACCGCGCGCTTCGGCATCCTGCTGATGATCCAGGGCGACGGCAAGGTCTGGCTGGATGATGTCGCGGTCGAGCCCGCCGGAGGCGCAGCCGGTGATGCGGCGGGCGCGGGCACAACGGCGGCCAAGCCCAAAGTGGTCGCCCCACCCAAACCGGCAAATGCCTGGAGTCCCGGGGAAGGCTTCTACCCGGATTACCCGCAAGCGTGGCGCCAGGTGTTGCAAGGGCAGTTGGACCGCGCCAAGCAGGGCAACGTCAACCTGTTGTTTATTGGTGATTCCCTCACGCAAGGCTGGGATAAGGCGCTTTGGAAAGAGCGCTTCGAGCCGTTGGGCGCGGTGAACTTTGGCGTCGGCGGCGATGGCACGCCCCAGGTGCTGTACCGCATCGAGCACGGCATCCTCGACGGCCTTGCCCCCAAAACCGTGGTGCTGATGATCGGCATCAACAACACCTGGCCGGGATACTCGGCGGCGGATACGGTGAAAGGCATCACGGCCTGCGTGCAGGCCATCGCACAAAAGCTTCCGCAGACCCGCATCCTGCTGCTGGGCGTGCTGCCCATCTTTGACCGGCAGGATGGCGTGCGCAACACCATCAAGGCGATCAATGCGGAGATCGCCAAATTGGCGGATGGCCAGCGCGTGCGGTTCCTGGATTTCGGGGATAAGTTCTTGAACGCGGACGGGAGCCGGATCACCGAGCTTTACCAGCCGGATCGCCTGCACCTCACGCCGAAAGCGTACCGGATTTGGGCGGATGCCCTGGCGCCGCTGCTGACGCCGTGA